Proteins from one Thermococcus sp. M36 genomic window:
- a CDS encoding ABC transporter permease: MGYLKYLAFRIVNAILVLLIVTFIISALFVKVAEESNRSKMYEELMQWERTEGAKIKQSQGLEAFEQAKAAKQASLEDKYELNIPYWQKVYKKALRTLKLDFGTTSMPIFGTNNVSDIIKVAVPRSILLFTTATIIVIILGIFLGVRAARHAGSAFDRGLSIFALLTYSLPMWWTGMMFLLIFAYKLGWFPLSSMFDPQLTGWAHVKDVLWKLALPVFTYVFVVFGGWAWTTRNIMIGTLQEDFIMAAKAKGVPEHKIIYGHALRAAAPPIVTMIIFALLGSLGGAIISELVFNYPGMGRLYWVALQQNETNLLIGLTYFFTVLYLTGVVLADMIYGFLDPRVKVGASAKM; encoded by the coding sequence ATGGGATACCTAAAGTACCTCGCCTTTAGGATTGTGAACGCAATTCTTGTTCTGCTGATAGTGACGTTCATTATCTCGGCGCTCTTCGTTAAGGTCGCCGAGGAGAGCAACAGGTCCAAGATGTACGAGGAACTGATGCAATGGGAAAGAACCGAGGGTGCTAAAATCAAGCAGAGCCAGGGTCTGGAAGCCTTTGAACAGGCGAAGGCCGCAAAACAGGCCTCGCTTGAGGACAAGTACGAGCTGAACATCCCCTACTGGCAGAAGGTGTACAAAAAGGCGCTCCGTACTTTGAAGCTTGACTTCGGGACAACAAGCATGCCCATTTTCGGTACGAACAACGTCTCCGATATCATTAAGGTCGCCGTCCCGAGGAGCATCCTGCTGTTCACTACAGCGACGATAATCGTTATTATACTCGGTATATTCCTTGGAGTTAGGGCGGCAAGGCACGCGGGTAGCGCCTTCGACAGGGGGCTCTCCATTTTTGCGCTGCTCACATACAGTCTGCCCATGTGGTGGACCGGAATGATGTTCCTTCTGATATTCGCCTACAAGCTCGGCTGGTTCCCGCTGAGCTCGATGTTTGACCCGCAGCTCACCGGCTGGGCCCACGTCAAGGACGTCCTGTGGAAGCTTGCCCTTCCTGTGTTCACATACGTCTTCGTCGTTTTCGGCGGCTGGGCATGGACAACTAGGAACATCATGATCGGCACCCTCCAGGAGGACTTCATCATGGCCGCTAAGGCCAAGGGTGTCCCGGAGCACAAGATCATCTACGGCCACGCCCTCCGTGCTGCCGCTCCGCCGATAGTCACCATGATCATCTTCGCCCTCCTCGGTTCGCTCGGCGGTGCCATCATCAGTGAGCTCGTCTTCAACTACCCGGGAATGGGCAGGCTCTACTGGGTTGCCCTCCAGCAGAACGAGACCAACCTCCTCATAGGACTCACGTACTTCTTCACAGTGCTCTACCTGACGGGAGTTGTGCTCGCGGACATGATCTACGGATTCCTCGACCCGCGTGTCAAGGTCGGTGCTTCCGCCAAGATGTGA
- a CDS encoding ABC transporter permease, whose product MRWVDVKEGFKEFLEEFKREKTGIAGVILLIILVLVALTAPYTTIPDLPDKWRSSAYWEDNPKNVPPTWYNMFTSQKLVPQMVYGINDLKVGHPKDTEIVIEADYEFPSGYYGGPQGIIIRGLNVSLEDPMNAPTFGLYLLRPDGKKIPLLKNKPLSGGSVIAVGRDSAISTNVYIWLVNVTEGKELTMFEVPLQTVLISDMVAPMFAKVEPGMNATKIIESPEPLWGTYKLILDINNPAPDKNKVVLDNIKMTFLGRSYGTMGTDYLGRDLWAGIIWGSRVSLTIGILVSVLSTLIGLVYGVTSAYLGGNADEFMMRINEIFASIPSLPILILIGATAGHVTLMFIVLLLVIFGWMGIARISRSMALQIKEQTYIEAARALGAGNGRIIFKHILPQLLPYAFAVIALSVPGAVIAEASLSFLGIGDPTAVTWGQILNAAQNQAATTKGYWWWVLPPGLGIAVVGLTFVLIGTALDKILNPRLRRL is encoded by the coding sequence ATGAGATGGGTCGACGTCAAAGAAGGGTTTAAGGAATTCCTTGAGGAATTTAAACGGGAGAAGACCGGCATTGCCGGTGTTATTCTCCTCATTATCCTTGTCCTTGTTGCACTCACTGCCCCGTACACCACCATACCAGACCTCCCAGATAAGTGGAGGAGCTCGGCCTACTGGGAGGACAACCCCAAGAACGTCCCGCCGACATGGTACAACATGTTTACGTCGCAGAAGCTCGTGCCCCAGATGGTCTACGGTATTAACGACCTGAAGGTTGGCCATCCAAAAGACACCGAGATCGTAATTGAGGCTGACTATGAGTTCCCCTCTGGCTACTACGGCGGACCGCAGGGTATAATAATCAGGGGGCTGAACGTCTCTTTAGAGGATCCAATGAACGCCCCGACCTTTGGCCTCTACCTCCTCCGGCCCGACGGCAAGAAGATACCCCTCCTCAAGAACAAGCCGCTCAGCGGCGGCTCGGTTATAGCCGTTGGCAGAGACAGCGCAATTTCCACCAATGTATACATCTGGCTGGTCAACGTCACTGAGGGCAAGGAGCTGACGATGTTTGAGGTTCCGCTCCAGACGGTCCTGATCAGCGACATGGTTGCCCCGATGTTTGCCAAGGTGGAGCCCGGCATGAACGCCACCAAGATAATAGAGAGCCCCGAGCCTCTCTGGGGCACCTACAAGCTTATCCTTGACATCAACAACCCGGCACCCGACAAGAACAAGGTAGTCCTCGACAACATAAAGATGACCTTCCTTGGAAGGAGCTATGGAACCATGGGTACAGACTACCTCGGCAGGGACCTCTGGGCAGGAATAATCTGGGGTAGCAGGGTTTCACTTACAATCGGTATCCTCGTCTCCGTTCTGAGTACTCTCATAGGCCTCGTCTACGGAGTTACCAGTGCCTACCTCGGTGGGAACGCCGACGAGTTCATGATGCGTATCAACGAAATATTCGCCTCAATCCCCAGCCTGCCGATCCTCATCCTCATAGGTGCCACTGCAGGACACGTGACCCTCATGTTCATAGTGCTCCTGTTGGTCATCTTCGGATGGATGGGAATAGCCAGGATTTCGAGGAGTATGGCACTGCAGATCAAAGAGCAGACCTACATTGAGGCCGCCAGGGCTCTGGGTGCGGGCAATGGAAGAATAATCTTCAAACACATACTGCCACAGCTCCTCCCCTATGCCTTTGCGGTTATAGCCCTCAGCGTCCCCGGTGCGGTTATTGCGGAGGCCTCCCTGAGCTTCCTTGGAATCGGTGACCCCACTGCCGTTACTTGGGGGCAGATACTCAACGCGGCCCAGAATCAGGCGGCAACGACCAAGGGCTACTGGTGGTGGGTCCTCCCGCCCGGGCTGGGAATCGCTGTCGTCGGCCTTACCTTCGTGCTTATAGGTACGGCCCTGGATAAGATACTCAACCCGAGGCTCAGGAGGCTGTGA
- a CDS encoding LPXTG cell wall anchor domain-containing protein, translating into MLKWTEEELTYLLTYFVISRDAVEGTQHINADLVPTDPIKITTKEQYWDLQKISMLIGVMESARVFMIETWEFYPANKQRVTKIVPEASTGIGQRWSIMTAQTPDKHLKIAQFASTGAMFMSAFNPIGGLSDVYSVRVWNLIRDYGATTNFDGIVTPYRCKWTLERGEFTVPDDAVIYNQTQGWIAANAGQKAVVKVKVTCDFGEWHNGVKGNIDDLKYYIAFLYTWAYKDGADDPYYDESLGGTAGTLSNILGWQWTNDGYVIYGTYEHPLADDMTAGFYVFYPTLPWELYWAMGELVAKSKEYGIDKTYSFSSGAEGVLWLDLLTKEHVDDLAKVIEKISGISIEDLKKTPTETQSPTETPTGTETQSPTQTESPTQPTTEGGTSTTTYVVVGLVIIVIAGAAWYFTKKK; encoded by the coding sequence ATGCTCAAGTGGACTGAGGAGGAGCTCACCTACCTGCTGACCTACTTCGTCATCAGCAGGGACGCCGTCGAGGGAACCCAGCACATCAACGCTGACCTTGTTCCGACCGACCCGATCAAGATCACCACCAAGGAGCAGTACTGGGACCTCCAGAAGATAAGCATGCTCATCGGTGTCATGGAGAGCGCCAGGGTCTTCATGATTGAGACCTGGGAGTTCTACCCGGCCAACAAGCAGAGGGTCACCAAGATCGTTCCTGAGGCCAGCACCGGTATCGGCCAGCGCTGGAGCATCATGACCGCCCAGACCCCGGACAAGCACCTCAAGATCGCCCAGTTCGCCTCAACCGGTGCCATGTTCATGAGCGCCTTCAACCCGATTGGCGGTCTGAGCGACGTTTACAGCGTCCGCGTCTGGAACCTCATCAGGGACTACGGCGCGACCACCAACTTCGACGGTATAGTCACCCCGTACAGGTGCAAGTGGACCCTTGAGCGCGGTGAGTTCACCGTTCCGGACGATGCGGTTATCTACAACCAGACCCAGGGCTGGATCGCCGCCAACGCCGGCCAGAAGGCCGTCGTCAAGGTCAAGGTCACCTGTGACTTCGGCGAGTGGCACAACGGCGTTAAGGGCAACATCGACGACCTCAAGTACTACATCGCGTTCCTCTACACCTGGGCTTACAAGGACGGTGCCGACGACCCGTACTACGACGAGAGTCTCGGTGGAACCGCTGGAACGCTCAGCAACATCCTCGGCTGGCAGTGGACTAACGACGGCTACGTCATCTATGGTACCTACGAGCACCCGCTCGCCGACGACATGACCGCCGGCTTCTACGTGTTCTACCCGACCCTCCCGTGGGAGCTCTACTGGGCCATGGGCGAGCTCGTCGCCAAGAGCAAGGAGTACGGCATTGACAAGACCTACTCCTTCAGCAGCGGTGCCGAGGGAGTCCTCTGGCTCGACCTCCTCACCAAGGAGCACGTTGACGACCTCGCCAAGGTCATTGAGAAGATCTCAGGAATAAGCATCGAGGACCTCAAGAAGACCCCGACCGAGACCCAGAGCCCAACCGAGACTCCGACCGGAACCGAGACCCAGAGCCCGACCCAGACCGAGTCACCGACCCAGCCGACCACCGAGGGAGGCACTAGCACCACCACCTACGTCGTCGTCGGCCTGGTGATAATCGTCATCGCCGGAGCCGCTTGGTACTTCACCAAGAAGAAGTGA
- a CDS encoding ABC transporter substrate-binding protein yields the protein MLFSIFAVRPVSAVDYTPKDIPLNSDEATARFKADLQWYLNYGHFVISNGPYILVMYSPENLYLKLEKFTGARTIYTNTLPKDGYADVIEYQGVQNPENVILQIAKGEYDLGMFSFPAGKYQGLGADVLANLNLYKSASSYNELTFNTYHDPDKDAPIVTVGDQVYFNPFAIREVRFAMNFLVSRDYIVQNIYQGSGAPMLGCIRPSHPADKYFEPVYKALGITGAGNEQFALQLIDQAMQKAAQEVANYGHTLEKKADGYWYFDGQQITVKFIIRIEDERKEIGLYVADLLEKKVGFKVDRLLWDRQKAGQVVFAKPPSNYEWNIYTGGWGTSGIPSVWIDDYTAWFYASWYGYVPGAVEPKHVNTVTVEEALKYIGNGDVNAGLRR from the coding sequence ATGCTGTTTAGTATTTTTGCCGTCCGCCCTGTTAGTGCGGTAGACTACACTCCGAAGGACATCCCGCTGAACAGCGACGAGGCCACGGCCAGGTTCAAGGCTGACCTCCAGTGGTACCTCAACTACGGCCACTTTGTCATCAGCAACGGTCCGTACATCCTCGTCATGTACTCCCCAGAGAACCTCTACCTCAAGCTTGAGAAGTTCACCGGTGCGAGGACCATCTACACCAACACCCTCCCGAAGGACGGTTATGCCGATGTTATCGAGTACCAGGGTGTCCAGAACCCTGAGAACGTTATCCTCCAGATCGCTAAGGGCGAGTATGACCTTGGTATGTTCTCCTTCCCGGCCGGTAAGTACCAGGGTCTTGGTGCCGACGTTCTCGCGAACCTCAACCTCTACAAGAGTGCCAGCTCCTACAACGAGCTGACCTTCAACACCTACCACGACCCGGACAAGGACGCTCCGATCGTCACCGTTGGTGACCAGGTCTACTTCAACCCGTTCGCCATCAGGGAAGTCAGGTTCGCCATGAACTTCCTCGTCAGCAGGGACTACATCGTCCAGAACATCTACCAGGGTAGCGGTGCTCCGATGCTCGGCTGCATCAGGCCGAGCCACCCGGCCGACAAGTACTTCGAGCCAGTTTACAAGGCCCTTGGAATAACCGGCGCCGGCAACGAGCAGTTTGCCCTCCAGCTGATCGACCAGGCCATGCAGAAGGCCGCTCAGGAGGTTGCCAACTACGGCCACACCCTTGAGAAGAAGGCCGATGGCTACTGGTACTTCGACGGCCAGCAGATTACCGTCAAGTTCATCATCCGTATCGAGGACGAGAGGAAGGAGATCGGTCTCTACGTTGCCGACCTGCTTGAGAAGAAGGTCGGATTCAAGGTTGACAGGCTCCTCTGGGACAGGCAGAAGGCCGGTCAGGTCGTCTTCGCCAAGCCGCCGAGCAACTATGAGTGGAACATCTACACCGGTGGATGGGGTACCAGCGGTATCCCGAGCGTCTGGATTGACGACTACACCGCCTGGTTCTACGCCTCCTGGTACGGATACGTTCCGGGTGCCGTTGAGCCGAAGCACGTCAACACCGTCACTGTCGAGGAGGCCCTCAAGTACATAGGCAACGGCGATGTTAACGCCGGTCTCAGAAGATAG